In Zingiber officinale cultivar Zhangliang chromosome 8B, Zo_v1.1, whole genome shotgun sequence, a single genomic region encodes these proteins:
- the LOC122016577 gene encoding mucin-7-like, with translation MCYVGKATKIFFFLTGFLLLLGFVVGFGLSRHGWAHKAASAAKPCQYSAAGGGACSSIFPDPIPADADAAAPPIPADTFAAPPPPSAAEMPQPESALTPPSTPSVLPSPPATLPPPAPAELPPPPTTTDPTSATAAPPLASPGLPSPVWGATGPAHS, from the coding sequence ATGTGCTACGTGGGGAAGGCCACCAAGATCTTCTTCTTCCTAACTGGCTTCCTGCTTCTCCTCGGCTTTGTCGTCGGCTTCGGCCTCTCCCGCCATGGCTGGGCCCACAAGGCCGCTTCCGCCGCCAAGCCCTGCCAGTACTCTGCCGCTGGCGGCGGCGCATGCAGCTCTATCTTCCCCGACCCAATACCCGCCGACGCCGACGCCGCCGCCCCGCCGATACCCGCCGACACTTTTGCCGCGCCGCCTCCTCCCTCGGCGGCCGAGATGCCGCAACCTGAATCCGCGCTGACCCCGCCGTCGACACCCTCCGTGCTACCGTCTCCACCGGCCACGCTGCCGCCTCCAGCCCCAGCCGAGCTGCCACCGCCCCCGACGACCACCGATCCGACATCCGCTACGGCTGCGCCGCCACTTGCCAGTCCCGGTCTGCCGAGCCCAGTGTGGGGGGCGACCGGTCCGGCTCATTCATAG
- the LOC122016576 gene encoding 50S ribosomal protein L24, chloroplastic-like: MTMALASSLASLSISSNSFFGQPLSPPLLFAPTKLVRQPGTIVMKLKRWERKECKPNSLPVLHKMHVKVGDTVQLITGHEKGKVGEITRIFRHNSTVIIEGLNLKTKHTKSREQGEPGQIVKIEGAIHSSNVMLYSKEKKVASRVGHKILEDGTRVRYLIKTGEIIDGAENWKKAIKERKEKTVEKAS, translated from the exons ATGACGATGGCGCTCGCGAGTTCGCTCGCTTCCCTTAGCATCTCCTCCAATTCCTTCTTCGGCCAGCCTCTATCTCCCCCGCTCTTATTCGCGCCG ACCAAATTGGTGCGTCAACCAGGCACTATAGTGATGAAG CTCAAGCGCTGGGAGCGCAAGGAGTGTAAACCGAATAGTCTTCCCGTGCTGCACAAGATGCACGTCAAAGTAGGGGACACAGTCCAACTTATCACAGGCCATGAGAAAGGTAAGGTTGGAGAAATTACACGCATTTTCAGGCATAATAGCACTGTGATAATAGAAGGCTTGAACTTGAAGACAAAGCACACAAAGAGCAGAGAACAAGGAGAACCTGGCCAAATTGTGAAG ATTGAAGGAGCAATCCACAGCTCAAATGTGATGCTAtactcaaaagaaaaaaaagtggCGAGCAGAGTGGGTCACAAAATCCTCGAGGATGGAACAAGGGTGCGTTATCTTATCAAGACTGGTGAGATCATTGACGGCGCAGAGAACTGGAAAAAGGCTATCAAAGAACGAAAGGAAAAGACAGTAGAGAAGGCCAGTTAG